Proteins encoded together in one Terriglobus saanensis SP1PR4 window:
- the mltG gene encoding endolytic transglycosylase MltG, translating to MKFLGFLLLLVVIGAGVAGFLVLAPYGPSTETFVDIAVGTSTRGMGQKLAAAGVIRSEYAFDLVRVVKRGRLKAGEYRFDHPATAVEVYERIARGDVYTRAVTVPEGYNLWDIAAAVETAGLGKQADFLKAAKANTKLIAQWSPAATSMEGYLFPDTYRFSRHTTDEQMLAAMVRRFGRAMAELGVTGNVSRMVTMASLVEKEVHIDSERPMVAGVFENRLRVGMPLATDPAVAYAAMLDGRWRGTIYASDLANLNPYNTYRHAGLPPGPICSPGMAALRAALHPMQTDNLYFVADAAGHTRFSATLQEHAAQVQAYRKATR from the coding sequence GTGAAGTTTCTCGGGTTCCTGCTCTTGTTGGTCGTGATTGGCGCGGGTGTGGCCGGTTTTCTGGTGTTGGCTCCCTATGGGCCGAGCACGGAGACCTTTGTGGACATTGCCGTGGGGACTTCGACCCGTGGGATGGGGCAGAAGCTGGCGGCGGCCGGCGTGATTCGCAGCGAATACGCCTTCGACTTGGTGCGCGTGGTCAAACGCGGGCGTCTGAAGGCCGGGGAGTACCGCTTCGACCATCCCGCCACGGCAGTCGAGGTCTACGAACGGATCGCGCGGGGCGATGTGTACACGCGGGCGGTTACGGTTCCGGAGGGCTACAATCTGTGGGATATTGCCGCAGCCGTGGAGACGGCAGGGCTGGGCAAGCAGGCGGATTTTCTCAAGGCAGCGAAGGCCAACACCAAGCTGATTGCGCAGTGGAGCCCTGCGGCGACCTCGATGGAGGGATATCTTTTCCCGGATACCTATCGCTTCAGCCGGCATACGACCGACGAACAGATGCTGGCGGCGATGGTGCGGCGGTTCGGGCGGGCGATGGCAGAGCTTGGTGTGACGGGCAATGTATCCCGGATGGTTACGATGGCATCGCTTGTCGAAAAAGAGGTCCACATCGACAGCGAGCGGCCTATGGTGGCGGGGGTCTTCGAGAATCGTCTGCGCGTGGGCATGCCGCTGGCGACCGATCCGGCTGTGGCGTATGCGGCCATGCTGGATGGCCGCTGGCGCGGGACGATCTACGCGAGCGACCTGGCGAACCTGAACCCTTACAACACCTACCGTCACGCCGGTCTGCCGCCGGGGCCGATCTGTTCGCCGGGCATGGCCGCCCTGCGGGCGGCGCTTCATCCGATGCAGACGGACAATTTGTATTTTGTGGCGGACGCGGCGGGGCACACACGTTTTTCGGCTACGCTGCAGGAGCATGCGGCGCAGGTACAGGCTTATCGCAAGGCAACTAGATAA
- the ruvX gene encoding Holliday junction resolvase RuvX, which translates to MNQPPQPVMNLARIMGLDIGDRRIGVAISDGLGLTAQPVFTLHRSNPREDIRSIARLTRKHEATAIVAGLPLHMSGDLSPQAQKSQAFAQELAKRTGLPLYFWDERLTSHAAHEILDVSGFGTTGRKAVIDQVAAVLILQGFLDAQRGPTLLPPQNV; encoded by the coding sequence ATGAATCAACCCCCGCAGCCCGTGATGAACCTGGCAAGAATCATGGGGCTGGACATCGGCGACCGCCGCATCGGTGTCGCGATTTCCGACGGCCTCGGCCTCACCGCGCAGCCCGTCTTTACGCTTCACCGCTCCAACCCGCGCGAAGATATCCGCTCCATCGCCCGTCTCACACGCAAACACGAAGCCACGGCCATCGTCGCCGGTCTTCCGCTGCATATGTCCGGTGACCTGAGCCCGCAGGCGCAGAAGTCGCAGGCCTTCGCGCAGGAACTCGCCAAACGTACCGGCCTCCCGCTGTACTTCTGGGACGAACGGCTGACCTCGCACGCCGCGCATGAGATTCTGGACGTTTCCGGTTTTGGAACTACGGGCCGTAAAGCAGTGATCGATCAGGTCGCCGCCGTACTTATTCTGCAAGGCTTCCTCGACGCGCAGCGCGGACCGACGCTCCTGCCACCCCAAAACGTATAA
- a CDS encoding GreA/GreB family elongation factor: MPEHIKKKLEEQIKQLEYELTNELPAEIKRAVALGDLSENAEYHSAKQRQEFVNAHLGQLKKRMAELSLVNLANIPHDRIGFGSTIVVFDTTKNEELTYKLVTSEESDVTQGLISTTSPIGRSLVGKQVGDTVTVVTPNGKRELEVLKLTTIHDAAE; encoded by the coding sequence ATGCCCGAACACATCAAAAAGAAGCTCGAAGAGCAGATCAAGCAGCTCGAATACGAACTGACCAACGAGCTCCCGGCGGAGATCAAGCGGGCCGTCGCCCTGGGCGATCTCTCCGAAAACGCCGAGTACCACTCCGCCAAGCAGCGCCAGGAGTTCGTCAACGCGCATCTGGGCCAGCTTAAGAAGCGCATGGCCGAGCTGTCACTCGTCAATCTGGCGAACATCCCGCACGACCGCATCGGCTTCGGCTCCACTATCGTCGTCTTCGACACCACGAAGAACGAGGAACTGACCTACAAGCTCGTCACCAGCGAAGAGTCGGATGTCACGCAGGGCCTGATCTCCACGACCTCGCCCATCGGCCGTTCGCTCGTAGGCAAGCAGGTCGGCGACACCGTCACCGTGGTCACGCCCAACGGGAAGCGAGAGTTGGAAGTCCTGAAACTCACCACCATTCACGACGCCGCCGAGTAG
- a CDS encoding CDP-alcohol phosphatidyltransferase family protein, producing MTWTSAFGKASGFLLWKIVRGLALSRISPNTLTFIGLIINIVAAFLFGYARGANANRMFVYAGIVIIGAGIFDMVDGRVARATNQVSVFGAFFDSVMDRYSDVAIFFGLLVYYARGNRFQYVVLVAFVMTASVMVSYTRARAEALIGSCKVGFMERPERIVLVIIGALFNTWGVMAPALWVLAVLSTMTVIHRIRYTYLETERRKLQPAR from the coding sequence ATGACCTGGACAAGCGCATTCGGCAAGGCCTCCGGCTTCCTCCTCTGGAAGATCGTGCGGGGCCTCGCGCTCTCACGCATCTCGCCCAATACGCTGACGTTTATTGGTCTGATCATCAACATCGTCGCCGCCTTCCTCTTCGGCTACGCGCGCGGAGCCAACGCCAACCGCATGTTCGTCTACGCCGGGATCGTCATCATCGGCGCGGGTATCTTCGACATGGTGGACGGCCGCGTGGCGCGCGCCACGAACCAGGTTTCGGTCTTCGGCGCCTTCTTCGACTCCGTGATGGACCGCTACTCCGACGTGGCCATCTTCTTCGGCCTTCTGGTCTACTACGCCCGCGGCAACCGCTTCCAGTACGTCGTTCTGGTGGCGTTTGTGATGACGGCGTCCGTCATGGTCAGCTACACGCGCGCCCGCGCGGAAGCCCTGATCGGCTCCTGCAAGGTCGGCTTCATGGAACGCCCGGAGCGCATCGTGCTCGTCATCATCGGAGCGCTCTTCAACACATGGGGTGTCATGGCTCCCGCGCTTTGGGTCCTTGCGGTGCTCAGCACGATGACGGTGATTCACCGCATCCGCTACACCTACCTCGAGACTGAGCGACGCAAGCTGCAGCCCGCCCGATAG
- a CDS encoding KTSC domain-containing protein — protein MGHPVLGLPLGSAVSGAQTAVPTKHPKDMPSSVIRAMRYAPSLETLEIDFRADRGLYRYFDVAPEEWLAFHTAPSKGTYLNEVFKAKNYRFAKITDGSWLSDTALEIWE, from the coding sequence ATGGGGCACCCGGTCTTGGGGCTTCCTTTGGGATCTGCCGTTTCAGGCGCACAAACCGCCGTGCCGACAAAGCATCCAAAAGATATGCCTTCGAGTGTCATCCGCGCCATGCGTTACGCACCCAGTCTGGAAACCCTGGAGATCGACTTCAGGGCAGACCGGGGGCTCTATCGCTATTTCGATGTGGCGCCCGAGGAGTGGCTTGCCTTCCATACCGCGCCGTCGAAGGGAACGTATCTCAACGAGGTCTTCAAGGCGAAAAACTACCGCTTCGCCAAAATTACGGATGGATCGTGGCTCTCGGACACGGCTCTTGAGATCTGGGAGTGA
- a CDS encoding D-hexose-6-phosphate mutarotase — protein sequence MSLHNAASLNPKFAILDHVRFENTPEGLTHIVVKTPKAEATIYTHGAHLTQWNPVGQHPGIYLSPKSALEPGKAIRGGIPVLFPWFGPRSDGKEGPMHGFARISEWNVESTHFSPEGVVTITLSLEADDHTRSLGFDKFRAAIQFEIGEHLDITFEVTNHGSEDLVFEEGLHTYFAVGDITKVATEGLEGTTYLDKRDDLKRKVQTTQLLEYTRDVDQVHLNTTAALTIHDDAWKREIHIEKQGSNTTVTWNPWSVLSPGLPDLDPESWKHFVCVETVNVSENKITLAPGATHRMDSNVRITAKA from the coding sequence ATGTCCTTGCATAACGCAGCATCGCTCAATCCGAAGTTTGCCATCCTGGATCACGTCCGTTTCGAAAACACCCCCGAAGGCCTGACACACATCGTGGTGAAGACACCCAAGGCAGAGGCCACGATCTACACCCACGGCGCGCACCTGACGCAGTGGAACCCCGTGGGGCAGCATCCCGGCATCTATCTTTCTCCTAAATCCGCGCTGGAGCCAGGCAAGGCGATTCGCGGCGGCATTCCGGTTCTGTTTCCCTGGTTCGGACCGCGCTCCGATGGCAAGGAAGGTCCGATGCACGGCTTCGCGCGTATCTCGGAATGGAATGTAGAGAGCACCCACTTTTCGCCCGAAGGCGTCGTGACCATCACGCTTTCGCTGGAAGCGGATGACCACACGCGATCGCTTGGCTTCGACAAATTTCGCGCGGCCATCCAGTTTGAGATCGGCGAGCATCTGGATATCACCTTCGAGGTGACGAACCACGGCTCCGAGGATCTGGTCTTTGAAGAAGGCCTGCACACTTACTTCGCCGTGGGCGACATTACGAAGGTGGCGACCGAAGGACTGGAAGGCACGACCTATCTCGACAAGCGCGACGACCTCAAGCGCAAGGTACAGACCACGCAACTCCTTGAGTACACGCGCGATGTGGACCAGGTGCATCTCAATACGACCGCAGCGCTGACCATCCATGACGATGCGTGGAAGCGCGAAATCCACATTGAAAAGCAGGGATCAAATACCACCGTAACGTGGAACCCGTGGAGCGTACTCTCTCCCGGCCTGCCGGATCTCGATCCCGAGAGCTGGAAGCACTTTGTCTGCGTGGAAACGGTCAATGTGAGCGAGAACAAGATCACACTCGCGCCAGGAGCGACGCATCGTATGGACTCCAACGTAAGGATCACAGCGAAAGCATGA
- a CDS encoding Maf family protein, producing the protein MKLILASASPRRRDLLSQAGFEFAIITGDIDESQREGENPVAYTSRLAAEKAIAVFDALVETDDVFVLGADTTVAVDGVMLGKPVDVADAEYMLYRLQGRAHSVTTSVALVAAKKSLVAAETTHVFFEPMSPDEISAYVATGEPMDKAGAYAIQGGAAPWITRIEGSYDNVVGLPVNLVREMLAKLEVS; encoded by the coding sequence ATGAAGTTGATTCTCGCCTCCGCATCGCCGCGCCGGCGCGACCTGTTATCGCAGGCCGGGTTCGAGTTCGCCATCATTACGGGCGACATCGACGAGTCGCAGCGCGAAGGCGAAAACCCCGTGGCCTATACCAGCCGTCTGGCGGCAGAGAAGGCCATCGCCGTCTTCGACGCCCTGGTGGAGACGGACGACGTCTTCGTCCTCGGCGCGGATACTACCGTGGCGGTGGACGGCGTCATGCTGGGCAAACCCGTGGACGTGGCCGACGCAGAGTACATGCTCTACCGCCTGCAGGGCCGCGCCCACAGCGTCACAACGAGCGTCGCTCTGGTAGCGGCGAAGAAGTCACTCGTCGCAGCGGAGACAACGCACGTCTTCTTCGAGCCTATGAGTCCGGACGAGATCAGCGCGTACGTCGCAACAGGCGAACCGATGGACAAGGCCGGAGCCTACGCCATCCAGGGCGGCGCGGCACCGTGGATCACGCGGATCGAGGGAAGCTACGACAACGTCGTTGGCCTTCCGGTAAACCTGGTGCGCGAGATGCTTGCCAAGCTGGAAGTTTCCTAA
- a CDS encoding M20 family metallopeptidase: protein MLQPVDLNRIRTRMQQLVEIESPSEDPAGVNRANDLVQAWAEALGADAVRQGTEEFGDILTLRFPGDASQKPVLLLAHLDTVWPKGTLAGMPYKEESGRIWGPGALDMKCGVVMALEAIEVLRQLKKRTPPVILLLNPDEEVGSSASRATTERLAHQCSAVFVLEPAQGVLEASYKTARKGIANYRLEVKGLASHSGVDFQRGHSAVLELARLLLKVESFTDLSIGLTVNPGVIGGGTRSNVIAAEAFAEIDVRVARIADTDEIHRRLHELKCEDPACSLTVTGGLNRPPMERSEGIARLFRQAQALAKNFGIALTEASTGGGSDGNFTAALGIPTLDGMGAVGEGAHAVHESLLVEHLVPRTALLAAMIEAQVEA, encoded by the coding sequence ATGCTCCAGCCCGTCGACCTCAATCGCATCCGCACACGCATGCAGCAGCTCGTCGAGATCGAATCTCCCAGCGAAGATCCCGCGGGCGTGAATCGTGCCAACGATCTTGTTCAGGCCTGGGCTGAAGCCCTTGGAGCCGATGCGGTGCGCCAGGGAACAGAAGAGTTCGGCGACATTCTTACTCTTCGCTTCCCTGGCGACGCTTCGCAGAAGCCCGTCCTGCTTCTCGCTCACCTCGATACCGTCTGGCCCAAGGGCACGCTTGCCGGGATGCCGTACAAGGAAGAGTCGGGCCGCATCTGGGGACCGGGTGCGCTCGATATGAAGTGCGGCGTCGTCATGGCGCTTGAAGCGATTGAGGTTTTGCGACAACTCAAGAAGCGGACCCCGCCCGTGATCCTTCTGTTGAATCCAGACGAAGAGGTGGGCAGCAGCGCGTCGCGGGCGACCACGGAAAGACTCGCGCATCAGTGCAGCGCTGTCTTCGTTCTCGAACCTGCGCAGGGCGTCCTCGAAGCCAGTTACAAGACTGCGCGTAAAGGCATTGCGAACTATCGGCTGGAAGTGAAGGGTCTTGCCTCGCACTCGGGCGTCGACTTCCAGCGTGGACACTCCGCTGTGCTTGAGCTTGCGCGATTGCTTCTGAAGGTTGAATCCTTCACCGACCTCAGCATTGGACTCACTGTGAATCCTGGTGTCATCGGTGGAGGCACGCGCTCTAATGTGATCGCGGCGGAGGCCTTCGCCGAGATCGACGTCCGTGTTGCACGCATTGCGGACACGGACGAGATCCATCGGCGCCTGCATGAGCTGAAGTGCGAAGACCCGGCTTGCAGTCTCACGGTCACCGGCGGCCTCAATCGTCCGCCTATGGAGCGCAGCGAAGGCATCGCCCGTCTCTTCCGCCAGGCGCAGGCGCTCGCAAAGAATTTTGGCATCGCGCTTACCGAAGCCTCCACCGGCGGCGGCTCCGACGGAAACTTTACTGCTGCGCTGGGAATTCCCACGCTGGACGGTATGGGAGCCGTTGGCGAAGGTGCTCATGCAGTGCATGAGTCGCTTCTGGTGGAGCATCTGGTGCCACGCACAGCGCTTCTGGCGGCGATGATCGAAGCCCAGGTGGAAGCGTAG